One window of Saimiri boliviensis isolate mSaiBol1 chromosome 4, mSaiBol1.pri, whole genome shotgun sequence genomic DNA carries:
- the LOC120361146 gene encoding small ribosomal subunit protein eS1-like codes for MAVGKNMRHTKGGKKGAKNKVVDPFSKKDWYDVKAPAMFNIRNIGKTLVTRTQGIKIASDGLKGRVFEVRLADLQNDEIAFRKFKLMTEDVQGKNCLTNFHGMDLTRDKMCSMVKKWQTMIEAHVDVKTTDGYLLRLFCVGFTKKRNNQIQKTFYAQHQQVGQIRKKMMEIMTREVQTNDLKEVVDKLIPDSIGKDIEKNCQSIYPLHDVFVRKVKMLKKPKFELGKLMELHGEGSSSGKAAGDETGAKVERADGYEPPVQESV; via the coding sequence ATGGCGGTTGGCAAGAACATGCGCCATACGAAAGGCGGCAAAAAGGGAGCCAAGAACAAAGTGGTTGatccattttctaagaaagattGGTATGATGTGAAAGCACCCGCTATGTTCAATATAAGAAATATTGGAAAGACACTAGTCACCAGGACCCAAGGAATCAAAATTGCATCCGATGGCCTCAAGGGCCGAGTGTTTGAAGTTAGGCTTGCTGATTTGCAGAATGATGAAATTGCATTTAGGAAATTCAAGCTCATGACTGAAGATGTTCAGGGCAAAAACTGCCTGACTAACTTCCATGGCATGGATCTTACCCGTGACAAAATGTGTTCCATGGTCAAAAAATGGCAGACAATGATTGAAGCTCATGTTGATGTCAAGACTACTGATGGTTACTTGCTTCGTCTGTTCTGTGTTGGTTTTACTAAAAAACGCAACAATCAGATACAGAAGACCTTTTATGCTCAGCACCAACAGGTCGGCCAAATCCGGAAGAAGATGATGGAAATCATGACCCGAGAGGTGCAGACAAATGACCTGAAAGAAGTGGTCGATAAATTGATTCCAGACAGCATtggaaaagacatagaaaagaaTTGCCAGTCTATTTATCCTCTCCATGATGTCTtcgttagaaaagtaaaaatgctgaagaagCCCAAGTTTGAATTGGGAAAACTCATGGAGCTTCATGGTGAAGGCAGTAGTTCTGGAAAAGCTGCTGGAGATGAGACAGGTGCTAAAGTTGAACGAGCTGATGGATATGAACCACCAGTCCAAGAATCTGTTTAA